ATGTTCTATCAGTAAACAGGACAGGATTGGTTGTTTTCGAATAGTTCCAGAACGAACTTGTCAGTGAAACCTTGTCGGTTTTGACATTAAAGAAAAACTTATCAGCTTCTAGCTTTGTGTTCGGGAACCTTGGGGAGTAGTCGTCGTAGAGGAGGGCCGTGAACGAGGCCTGTAAACTGGTGGCCGGCCATCTCCAGCGGGCCCTGACGACCTGGCGTCAGCGCAACAGAGAATGGGCTCCGTTAGAAACACACAGGGCACGCCGTGGCCCAGTATATTCGAATTTCGAACCGCGCCAACACCAACACGGCCCAACCGAAGTACCCTGCATAGCTACGGGCACTGTCAGCGCTGATAGTTAGCTTAGGACCGATCGATCCTCCTCTGTTGTTACACCTAGCGCTAGTCTTCAGTTCAGGTAACACGTCGCACGGCCGAGGCTCGCGGCAACAGATCATGAAACTGGAAGACGCTGCACACTATACATAGAGGATTGGTTCCAAACGCCGAGTTCAGAAGGCACTGCAAAGTCGTTCAGGCATTATTTTCAGATGGCTGTTTTGGTTTCAGCAGTATGCGAGTTCATCAACAGGAGGACCAAAACAAGCCGTTCCCTGTCATAGAACGCATGGATGCTAACGAGCAGAAACAGATAGTTGTCGAGCTTTCTGAAACTATCTGAAGTTCTGAACAGAAGAACGGCACCCAATTCCAATTCTGCTGTCCTTGTTTCTTCGCCCGAAGCAGTGATACTTTTGATTTCTGTAGTCTGTAGAGATGAGTCGCGAAGCTGCTGTCACAAGTCCTGGTCTTGTTAACTCTAGCGTGCATCCATATCTGGGCGCCGTAACCCCGCAGCTGAATTCGCAGGTCCACCTTCCGCTGACAGGTGGACCATTGTCGCGGCATGGATGCGAGTCGGCCACGCAGCCGGTGCTTGGTTCGATTCAGACGCGGGCACGGCCTACTGCTGTGTGTACTTGTATACCCAGGGGGCTCGCCGCTATGCTACGCAACTACTAGTCCCCTGCATCTACGGAGACGAGCCAATCTCGCGCGGCATGGgttccacggcggcggcggcggaggatgcGCGCGTCGCGAAACGCGCAAGGCTAGCCCCACCGGCCGGCGACGCCGACCTGATCAGCGGCCTCGACGACGACGTGCTCCTCCGCGTCCTCGGGCTGGTGGGCGACGCGAGGGACGCGGCGCGCACGGGCGCGCTCTcgcggcggtggctcggccTCTGGACGCGCGCCCCCGCGCTCCGCTTCTCCTCCCAGCCGGGGGGATTCTGGAGGGCGGCGCCAGCCAGCGCCGCCTCCCTGGAGCGGTACGCCGCCTCCGTCGACGCCGCCCTCGCCCGGCGCGCCCGATCCGGCTGCGCCATCGAGCGCCTGTCGATCGCGTACGCCGCGGGCTCCGAGCACTACCCGGTGGAACAGCCGTCGTTCGCCGACGCCGCGGAGTGGTGGATCCCGTGCCTCCGGGACACCGTGACGGAGCGCATCCTGGAACAGCTGATGCCGGCGTCCGTCCGCGCCGCGCGGGGGTGGATCGGGTACGCGTTCCGGCACGGGGTGAAGTCGTTTGACCTGGACCTGCAGCTCCCTCTGGTGCGGTCGAATTTTCTGTGGGAACGTGACGGCGTCGAGGAGGTGGAGCTTGACGACGAGCTCCCTAGCGCTGTCAGGCTGGAGACCATGCGTCTGGCGTTAGGCGGCGCACAGCTCCGGCTCCCCGCCGCCATGACATTCGCGTCACTGACGAATCTTTCGCTTGAAAGGATCGGGATAGCAGCCGGCGGCGCTGCCCTCCTCGGCCACCTCGTGTCGTCGGCGACCTGCCCGCGCTTGCAAAAGCTGCGCGTGAGGTGGATTTACCTTCCTGCTTTCCACGAAGAGATGGCGATCGAAGCCGACGTGCTCTCGGAGCTGTGGATGGAGGACGTTAGGATCCTGATGTCACTGAAGCTTAGAACTCCTAGGCTAAGGGTCTTGCACATATACAAGTGCTTCCACGTGGCGCTCAGGATCTCAGCTCCGAGGCTAGAAGAACTTGCAATAATATTTCAACCAGCATGCCCACCTAGGTGGCTTGAGATCGATGGTGACTTGCCATGCGTGCGAAGCCTGAAGATCTGCCTGTGGTCGCATCTCTCTCGTTTCTCTGGTTATCGCGAGGCTGATAACGATAAAAACATGTTGCTCCTCAGACAGTGTAGCTCCCTCACATGCCTTCAGGTGTTCCTTCGCGGTGCAAAGGTACGTCTCCCTGTGTCATTACTAGCATAGCTAAAACCAAACACCCTATGAATGGCTAGCTTCAGTAAAAAAACGTATGAGGAATGGCGGGCAATACAACTGCATTTAACTTTCCATTGATATTACATTTAACATCATTTGTGAGTTAAAAGTAGACAAGTTTTTTTCTTGGCGAAGTTGAAAATAAAATAGATGAGTTGCTCAGTTTTTCTTGTACTTCTATCTCAGATGACTTTAACTTGATTAATGTTTCCACTGAATTGTTAATTTTACTAACATTCTTCAAATGAAATTTAACAGTCCATCCCTCCAAATATTTGTGCTTGTATCTCCTATGTGTTTCTTTCTTAGACTTGCATTTGTTCTACAAACTGGATTTGCATAAATTTGTCATCCTATTTGCACAAATGTTCAATTATCTATAACCTCATTGCTCCTTTCCCCCCTCTAATAAGGCTTCCAAGAAGGACGTGGACATGATAAAGAGTAGGGTACCACACCTCCCTCATATCACATCTTTGGCCGTTAATGTTGCTTGTTCGTTTAAGCGGCATGGCTATGGTGCTAGCGTGGCAAGCCTCCTCACACGATTCAGCAATCTGAGACGGCTCAGCCTACATTTGCCCTTCTTCGACGAACTGGTGAGCACCTGCTTATCCTAAATGTTATATTGAAGTACTTCCTTTCCGCTGCTCTAAACCTACATGTATGTATAAATATCTGTGCTGCAGGGCAATAATCTACCTGCAGGACTAGATCTCTTGTGCCATCACCGATACCATTGGAAATCCAATGAGATTTCCATGGCTCACTTGCAGGAAGTAGAGCTCACAGGGTTGACAGGAACTGACTGTGAGGTCTGGTTCATGAAAACCATGCTGGCAAGCGCCAAAGGACTCTTTAAGGTGGCTATAAGTTTCAACCCATACTGCTGGCAACATCAGGGGAAGATGGATGCGTTTGAGCGTATGCTACTTGATGAAGGAATGTGGACTTCCCACCGTGACACACATATGCTTACATGTCTTAGGGAATCGATACCTGCATATATAACTTGTGAGATGTGAGGTGTGATGAGACTTCAAAAACCTATGTTTAAAATAAAACGCCAAGTAAGTTATGTTTGTGTATTATGTATGCACTAATGCCTTTTTCCAATTATGACCCAATGAACATGGTTACTACAATCACTACTGCTACTGTATAATGgtttcagattttttttttcaagttCTGAAACTCATAGGCCAATTCAAACCGCATCAGGTCAGCACAGCACATCAAACCTACTAGCAAAAACAGACAGGACTTGCCGAGTCTCCTGAAGCTACCAGAAGAAAAGAAGTACGGCCTATTCTCATCTCATTGTAGCCAAAGCAGTAATACTTTTTGATTTCTGAAAAGATGAACTCTGATATTGGGTACAGTAAAAACTGACACTGGTCAGGGGCAAGGTGCAGAGCAAACACCAATATGTATCACCAAACAGAATGGTGGTAACTACAACTAAGGTTACTGTGCAAAATCGTTGCAGCACTATTTCCACATAATGCTTTCACCAATTTGTATGAGATCAAAAGAACAATTCAAACTTCTTCGGATCAGCACTAGCGCCAAACTTACTACCATAAACAGGAGTTTTTTGATGGAACAATATCAACAGTTGCAGTTCTGCATTCTCAAAATAAAAGACAAATTACAGTTCTAAAATTTGTACGGTagattttcaaaaaaaaatgtacGGTATACTAGACTATTTTCAGGATTCCATTACTTTCCA
The genomic region above belongs to Panicum hallii strain FIL2 chromosome 4, PHallii_v3.1, whole genome shotgun sequence and contains:
- the LOC112890041 gene encoding uncharacterized protein LOC112890041 isoform X2, which codes for MGSTAAAAEDARVAKRARLAPPAGDADLISGLDDDVLLRVLGLVGDARDAARTGALSRRWLGLWTRAPALRFSSQPGGFWRAAPASAASLERYAASVDAALARRARSGCAIERLSIAYAAGSEHYPVEQPSFADAAEWWIPCLRDTVTERILEQLMPASVRAARGWIGYAFRHGVKSFDLDLQLPLVRSNFLWERDGVEEVELDDELPSAVRLETMRLALGGAQLRLPAAMTFASLTNLSLERIGIAAGGAALLGHLVSSATCPRLQKLRVRWIYLPAFHEEMAIEADVLSELWMEDVRILMSLKLRTPRLRVLHIYKCFHVALRISAPRLEELAIIFQPACPPRWLEIDGDLPCVRSLKICLWSHLSRFSGYREADNDKNMLLLRQCSSLTCLQVFLRGAKASKKDVDMIKSRVPHLPHITSLAVNVACSFKRHGYGASVASLLTRFSNLRRLSLHLPFFDELEVELTGLTGTDCEVWFMKTMLASAKGLFKVAISFNPYCWQHQGKMDAFERMLLDEGMWTSHRDTHMLTCLRESIPAYITCEM
- the LOC112890041 gene encoding uncharacterized protein LOC112890041 isoform X3, whose protein sequence is MGSTAAAAEDARVAKRARLAPPAGDADLISGLDDDVLLRVLGLVGDARDAARTGALSRRWLGLWTRAPALRFSSQPGGFWRAAPASAASLERYAASVDAALARRARSGCAIERLSIAYAAGSEHYPVEQPSFADAAEWWIPCLRDTVTERILEQLMPASVRAARGWIGYAFRHGVKSFDLDLQLPLVRSNFLWERDGVEEVELDDELPSAVRLETMRLALGGAQLRLPAAMTFASLTNLSLERIGIAAGGAALLGHLVSSATCPRLQKLRVRWIYLPAFHEEMAIEADVLSELWMEDVRILMSLKLRTPRLRVLHIYKCFHVALRISAPRLEELAIIFQPACPPRWLEIDGDLPCVRSLKICLWSHLSRFSGYREADNDKNMLLLRQCSSLTCLQVFLRGAKASKKDVDMIKSRVPHLPHITSLAVNVACSFKRHGYGASVASLLTRFSNLRRLSLHLPFFDELD
- the LOC112890041 gene encoding uncharacterized protein LOC112890041 isoform X1, encoding MGSTAAAAEDARVAKRARLAPPAGDADLISGLDDDVLLRVLGLVGDARDAARTGALSRRWLGLWTRAPALRFSSQPGGFWRAAPASAASLERYAASVDAALARRARSGCAIERLSIAYAAGSEHYPVEQPSFADAAEWWIPCLRDTVTERILEQLMPASVRAARGWIGYAFRHGVKSFDLDLQLPLVRSNFLWERDGVEEVELDDELPSAVRLETMRLALGGAQLRLPAAMTFASLTNLSLERIGIAAGGAALLGHLVSSATCPRLQKLRVRWIYLPAFHEEMAIEADVLSELWMEDVRILMSLKLRTPRLRVLHIYKCFHVALRISAPRLEELAIIFQPACPPRWLEIDGDLPCVRSLKICLWSHLSRFSGYREADNDKNMLLLRQCSSLTCLQVFLRGAKASKKDVDMIKSRVPHLPHITSLAVNVACSFKRHGYGASVASLLTRFSNLRRLSLHLPFFDELGNNLPAGLDLLCHHRYHWKSNEISMAHLQEVELTGLTGTDCEVWFMKTMLASAKGLFKVAISFNPYCWQHQGKMDAFERMLLDEGMWTSHRDTHMLTCLRESIPAYITCEM